In one Paraburkholderia azotifigens genomic region, the following are encoded:
- a CDS encoding GntR family transcriptional regulator, translating to METTLPLPKYHQIYLVLREQLQEGRFDDEGMPGEHLLAEQFSVARITIRKAMEMLVADGLVTRRPGVGTWPLRVAAGKKQGDSKAAPVSRQKAHLTGLLENIVNMGLRTTVEVLDSTVVLASEAIAEALHLTVGDAVYKSVRVRSTSAGPVSFITTHVPKAVAEIKSRDLKRKPLLMLLEEAGVQLGGATQTISARLADAVVARHLDVAVGSALLAVTRLVRDTDERPVQLLQGLYRPDRYQYQLQLSRIGDIDAKVWVSEELSATFN from the coding sequence ATGGAAACGACGCTGCCACTGCCGAAATATCACCAGATCTACCTGGTGTTGCGCGAGCAACTTCAGGAAGGCCGCTTCGACGACGAAGGCATGCCCGGCGAACATCTTCTCGCCGAACAGTTTTCAGTGGCACGCATCACGATCCGCAAGGCAATGGAGATGCTCGTCGCGGATGGGTTGGTTACGCGGCGACCGGGCGTAGGCACGTGGCCGCTGCGCGTTGCCGCAGGAAAAAAGCAGGGTGATTCGAAAGCTGCGCCGGTTTCTCGCCAGAAAGCGCATCTGACCGGCCTGCTGGAAAACATCGTAAATATGGGCCTTCGAACCACGGTCGAAGTGCTCGACAGCACAGTGGTGCTGGCCTCGGAGGCGATTGCCGAGGCGCTGCACCTGACTGTGGGCGATGCCGTCTATAAAAGCGTGCGGGTGCGTAGCACGTCGGCGGGGCCTGTGTCGTTCATCACAACGCACGTGCCGAAAGCAGTGGCGGAAATCAAAAGCCGCGACCTCAAGCGCAAGCCCTTGCTGATGCTGCTCGAGGAAGCGGGCGTGCAACTTGGCGGTGCGACACAAACCATTTCCGCGCGCCTTGCCGATGCCGTGGTGGCGCGCCATCTGGACGTAGCTGTCGGTTCGGCGCTGCTCGCGGTCACCCGTCTGGTGCGTGACACCGACGAGCGACCCGTACAACTGTTGCAAGGTCTTTACAGGCCTGACCGTTATCAATATCAACTACAGCTCTCGCGAATCGGCGACATCGACGCCAAGGTCTGGGTCAGCGAAGAACTGTCCGCCACATTCAACTAA
- a CDS encoding ABC transporter substrate-binding protein translates to MSSRRTFLRQSTAAAALVAAPWVARAANGKSIKVGVLHPVTGALAYSGQQCRLGALLAIEDINNAGGIKSQGGALIEPVLGDAQSRPEAGAAEVEKMNEAGVSAIVGAYASAICLATTQTAAKYGLPHVVDVGVADQIVERGLTNTFRFGPGYRMCSARAVENLNALNTDAGKPAKTVMIVHEESLFGTGTAALLSSELPKYGFEIKEVIKHPNPTRDFNNIVLRMRAVNPDIVIPANYYDEYALLLRAMKQQKVRPKAIYSVLGGAASSYKFLKEFPDIADGIIDCNHWFNPKDARVGPLRKRVEAKGAFFSYEVFMTYTATMLLADALERARSADRAAINAALASSTFKDHMMPYGPTHFVNGQNTGAQPLLTQVLGGDIKVVLPPAYREVAPQFPLKS, encoded by the coding sequence ATGAGTTCGCGTCGCACATTTCTGCGCCAGTCCACCGCCGCAGCAGCACTGGTTGCCGCACCTTGGGTCGCTCGCGCGGCGAACGGCAAGAGCATCAAGGTCGGCGTGCTGCATCCTGTCACGGGAGCGTTGGCTTATTCGGGGCAGCAATGTCGTCTCGGTGCACTGCTGGCTATTGAAGACATCAACAACGCAGGCGGAATCAAGTCGCAGGGCGGTGCGCTGATCGAGCCGGTGCTGGGCGACGCGCAGTCGCGTCCCGAGGCCGGTGCGGCCGAAGTCGAGAAGATGAACGAGGCGGGTGTCTCGGCGATTGTCGGCGCATATGCATCGGCAATCTGTCTCGCGACGACGCAAACCGCTGCGAAATACGGTTTGCCGCATGTCGTCGATGTGGGTGTGGCGGATCAGATCGTTGAACGCGGCTTGACCAACACATTTCGCTTCGGCCCCGGCTACCGGATGTGCAGTGCACGCGCGGTGGAGAACCTCAACGCACTGAATACCGACGCCGGCAAGCCGGCCAAAACGGTAATGATCGTGCATGAAGAGTCGCTGTTCGGGACGGGCACCGCCGCGTTGCTCAGCAGCGAGCTTCCGAAGTACGGCTTCGAGATCAAGGAAGTCATCAAGCATCCGAATCCGACACGCGACTTTAACAACATCGTGTTGCGCATGCGCGCGGTCAATCCGGATATCGTGATTCCGGCAAATTATTACGACGAGTACGCTCTGCTGCTGCGAGCGATGAAGCAGCAGAAGGTTCGCCCGAAAGCAATCTATTCAGTGCTCGGCGGCGCGGCTTCGAGCTACAAGTTTCTGAAGGAGTTCCCCGATATCGCCGACGGGATCATCGATTGCAATCACTGGTTCAATCCGAAGGATGCGCGAGTCGGGCCATTGCGCAAGCGGGTCGAGGCAAAGGGCGCATTTTTCTCGTACGAAGTGTTCATGACGTACACGGCGACGATGCTGCTTGCCGATGCGCTCGAGCGCGCCAGATCGGCCGATCGCGCGGCAATCAATGCGGCGCTTGCATCGAGCACGTTTAAAGATCACATGATGCCGTACGGGCCGACGCATTTCGTCAACGGTCAGAACACGGGGGCGCAGCCGCTGCTGACACAGGTGCTCGGCGGCGATATCAAGGTCGTGCTGCCGCCCGCCTACCGCGAAGTCGCGCCGCAATTTCCGCTGAAGAGCTGA
- a CDS encoding branched-chain amino acid ABC transporter permease — translation MFDPVILLSALLNGLTTGAVYALIALGLTLIYGVLHIINFAHGAALMIALYAVFLLKERLGIDPYMALPIVTLGMFAFGYLLQRFVINRASHGKDENILLVTLGLSIVLENLALVWFHSDTRNIETAYTLSTIEIGPAMIALPKVIAFFGALVVAAVLFLIIRRTDLGRAIRAVSREKHGAKLMGIDVDKVYALSFGIGMACVGAAACFLLPTYYVNPQVGSGFVLIAFTIVVLGGMGSFAGALVGGLLIGVVESLGGLWFGDSLGQMGIFAIFIVVLLVRPQGLFGARA, via the coding sequence ATGTTCGATCCAGTCATCCTTTTGTCGGCGCTGCTCAACGGACTGACGACGGGCGCGGTGTATGCACTCATCGCGCTCGGCCTCACGCTGATTTACGGCGTGCTGCACATCATCAACTTCGCGCACGGCGCGGCGTTGATGATCGCGCTCTATGCGGTCTTCCTGCTGAAGGAGCGACTGGGCATCGACCCGTACATGGCCTTGCCCATCGTGACGCTCGGGATGTTCGCGTTTGGCTACCTGCTGCAGCGCTTCGTGATCAACCGCGCGAGCCATGGCAAGGACGAGAACATTCTGCTGGTGACGCTCGGCCTGTCCATCGTGCTCGAGAACCTCGCCCTCGTGTGGTTCCACTCCGATACGCGCAACATCGAAACGGCCTATACGCTGTCGACGATCGAAATCGGCCCGGCCATGATCGCGTTACCCAAGGTAATCGCCTTTTTCGGTGCGCTGGTCGTCGCGGCGGTGTTGTTCCTGATCATCCGCCGGACCGATCTGGGCCGCGCGATACGCGCCGTTTCGCGTGAGAAGCACGGCGCGAAGCTGATGGGTATCGATGTCGACAAGGTCTATGCGCTGTCCTTCGGCATCGGCATGGCGTGCGTCGGCGCGGCGGCCTGTTTCCTGTTGCCGACGTACTACGTCAATCCTCAGGTCGGAAGCGGCTTTGTGCTGATCGCGTTCACGATCGTCGTGCTGGGCGGCATGGGCAGCTTTGCGGGCGCATTGGTCGGCGGCCTGCTCATCGGCGTGGTTGAATCGCTAGGGGGTTTGTGGTTCGGCGATTCGCTCGGCCAGATGGGCATCTTCGCGATCTTCATTG